In Sporichthya polymorpha DSM 43042, a genomic segment contains:
- the trpB gene encoding tryptophan synthase subunit beta yields the protein MADAAVVPDEHGLFGDYGGRFVPEALMAALDQLTAEFTAAQADPNFRAELSGLLGSYTGRPSPITEVPRFAEHAGGARMILKREDLNHTGSHKINNVLGQALLTRRMGKTRVIAETGAGQHGVATATACALLGLDCVVYMGEEDTRRQALNVARMKLLGAEVRPVSTGSRTLKDAINEALRDWVANVDNTHYLLGTVAGPHPFPYLVREFHRVIGQEARAQVLELTGGLPDAVCACVGGGSNAIGIFYDFIPDADVKLFGFEAAGDGVETGRHAATITGGAPGVLHGARSYLLQDEEGQTRESHSISAGLDYPGVGPEHAWLADTGRATYRAITDAEAMDAFQLLCRTEGIIPAIESSHALAGALVVGRELGPDATVLVNLSGRGDKDVDTAATWFGLV from the coding sequence GTGGCTGACGCCGCAGTGGTGCCGGACGAACACGGCCTCTTCGGCGACTACGGCGGACGGTTCGTCCCCGAGGCGCTGATGGCGGCGCTGGACCAGCTGACCGCGGAGTTCACGGCGGCGCAGGCCGACCCGAACTTCCGCGCCGAGCTGTCGGGGCTGCTCGGCAGTTACACCGGCCGGCCGTCGCCGATCACCGAGGTGCCGCGGTTCGCCGAGCACGCCGGTGGCGCGCGGATGATCCTCAAGCGCGAGGACCTGAACCACACGGGCTCGCACAAGATCAACAACGTCCTCGGCCAGGCCCTGCTCACCCGACGCATGGGCAAGACGCGCGTCATCGCCGAGACCGGCGCGGGCCAGCACGGCGTCGCGACCGCCACCGCGTGCGCGCTGCTCGGCCTCGACTGCGTCGTGTACATGGGCGAGGAGGACACCCGGCGGCAGGCGCTCAACGTCGCTCGCATGAAGCTGCTCGGCGCCGAGGTTCGTCCGGTGTCCACCGGCAGCCGCACGCTGAAGGACGCGATCAACGAGGCGCTGCGCGACTGGGTCGCGAACGTCGACAACACGCACTACCTGCTCGGCACCGTCGCCGGTCCGCACCCGTTCCCGTACCTGGTCCGCGAGTTCCACCGCGTCATCGGGCAGGAGGCCCGCGCGCAGGTGCTCGAGCTGACCGGCGGTCTGCCCGACGCCGTCTGCGCGTGCGTGGGCGGCGGATCCAACGCGATCGGCATCTTCTACGACTTCATCCCCGACGCCGACGTGAAGCTGTTCGGTTTCGAGGCCGCCGGTGACGGCGTCGAGACCGGCCGCCACGCGGCGACGATCACCGGTGGTGCCCCGGGCGTCCTGCACGGCGCGCGCTCGTACCTGTTGCAGGACGAGGAGGGGCAGACGCGAGAGAGCCACTCCATCTCCGCCGGCCTCGACTACCCGGGCGTCGGGCCCGAGCACGCGTGGCTCGCCGACACCGGCCGCGCGACCTACCGTGCGATCACCGACGCCGAGGCGATGGACGCGTTCCAGTTGCTCTGCCGTACCGAGGGCATTATCCCGGCGATCGAGAGCTCGCACGCCCTCGCCGGCGCGCTCGTCGTCGGACGCGAACTCGGTCCCGACGCCACCGTCCTCGTCAACCTCTCCGGGCGTGGGGACAAGGACGTTGACACCGCCGCCACGTGGTTCGGGCTGGTGTGA
- the trpC gene encoding indole-3-glycerol phosphate synthase TrpC, with protein MSVLEEILSGVREDLAQRQEVVTLDALKERVARMAEPRDGLAALQVPGVGVIAEVKRSSPSKGALAAIADPARLAADYEAGGAAVISVLTEKRRFGGELADLTAVRARVDVPILRKDFIFSSYQLWEARAHGADLVLLIVAALEQNALISLIERTESLGMTPLVEVHTEEETHRAVDAGAKLIGVNARNLKTLEVDRDTFGRLAPLIPDSIVTIAESGVRGPHDVIEYGRQGADAVLVGESLVTGQDPQAAVRDLVAAGAHPALKKGRHCG; from the coding sequence GTGTCCGTGCTCGAAGAGATCCTCAGCGGCGTTCGCGAGGATCTGGCACAGCGCCAGGAGGTCGTCACCCTCGACGCGCTCAAGGAACGCGTTGCGCGCATGGCCGAACCGCGCGACGGGCTGGCGGCTCTGCAGGTGCCGGGCGTCGGTGTCATCGCCGAGGTCAAGCGCTCCAGCCCGTCGAAGGGCGCGCTGGCCGCGATCGCCGACCCGGCCCGTCTGGCCGCGGACTACGAGGCCGGCGGCGCCGCCGTGATCAGTGTCCTCACCGAGAAGCGTCGCTTCGGTGGCGAGCTCGCCGACCTCACCGCGGTGCGGGCTCGCGTCGACGTGCCCATCCTGCGCAAGGACTTCATCTTCTCCAGCTACCAGCTGTGGGAGGCCCGCGCGCACGGCGCGGACCTGGTGCTGCTGATCGTCGCCGCGCTCGAGCAGAACGCGTTGATCTCGCTCATCGAGCGCACCGAGTCCCTCGGCATGACGCCGCTGGTCGAGGTGCACACCGAGGAGGAGACGCACCGCGCGGTCGACGCCGGAGCGAAGCTCATCGGCGTCAACGCGCGCAACCTCAAGACGCTCGAGGTCGACCGCGACACGTTCGGTCGCCTCGCCCCCCTGATCCCGGACTCCATCGTCACCATCGCCGAGTCCGGCGTGCGCGGTCCGCACGACGTCATCGAGTACGGCCGGCAGGGCGCGGACGCGGTGCTGGTCGGCGAGAGCCTCGTGACCGGACAGGACCCGCAGGCCGCGGTGCGTGACCTCGTCGCAGCGGGTGCGCATCCCGCGTTGAAGAAGGGCCGGCACTGTGGCTGA
- a CDS encoding Trp biosynthesis-associated membrane protein — MNSRREAVLALLGGIGGAVLTLFAASRPWADGQAVQGTLRAPLEVSGGSLVPVVPALGLAALAGVLAVLATRGWARTVVGAVVALCGLVVAGSALTQRDPDSDELARRAGDALGTATATAAGGGTAWPWLALVGGLLIAAAGLATAARGRAWPAMSSRYERPVADEESSARTQPRANRTADTALDQWRAIDRGHDPTDGPVQSAE; from the coding sequence GTGAACTCACGCCGGGAGGCCGTGCTCGCCCTGCTCGGCGGCATCGGCGGCGCCGTGCTGACGCTGTTCGCCGCCAGCCGCCCCTGGGCCGACGGACAGGCCGTGCAGGGCACGCTGCGCGCCCCCCTGGAGGTCAGCGGCGGCTCGCTGGTGCCGGTCGTCCCCGCGCTCGGGCTCGCCGCGCTCGCCGGCGTCCTCGCCGTCCTCGCGACGCGCGGCTGGGCGCGCACGGTCGTCGGCGCGGTCGTCGCGCTCTGTGGCCTCGTCGTCGCCGGATCCGCGCTGACACAACGGGATCCGGACTCCGACGAGCTCGCGCGCCGGGCCGGCGACGCGCTCGGCACCGCGACCGCGACGGCCGCCGGCGGCGGCACCGCGTGGCCCTGGCTCGCGCTCGTCGGCGGGTTGCTGATCGCCGCCGCCGGCCTCGCCACCGCGGCGCGCGGGCGCGCGTGGCCGGCGATGTCGTCGCGGTACGAGCGTCCCGTGGCGGACGAGGAATCGAGCGCTCGGACGCAGCCGCGAGCGAACCGGACGGCGGACACCGCGCTCGATCAGTGGCGTGCGATCGACCGCGGTCATGACCCGACCGATGGGCCGGTCCAGAGCGCCGAGTGA
- a CDS encoding anthranilate synthase component I, whose translation MTRLTGEIVPDLDTFRALAADRKVIPVSRRLLADGETPVGLYRKLAAERPGTFLLESAEHGRVWGRYSFVGVQAPAMLTESDGVARWVGGPPAGVPTEGDPLQVLRGTVEALRTRSTTAFTGSGPDLPPLTGGLVGFIGYDAVRRLERLPEKAVDDLHLPELAMLLATDLAVLDHEDGSVVLIANAVNWDGSDSGVDAAYSSACERLAAMTADLARPVGSSAAHLDWDGTVDYTSNTTREDYMAAVERAVEEIHAGEAFQIVVSQRFSMPTSASALDIYRVLRLTNPSPYLYLLRFPGPDGGAEGGFDVVGSSPEALVKVQEGRAMMHPIAGSRPRGSTPEHDVELGVELLADPKERAEHLMLVDLGRNDLGRVCAPGSVEVVDFMSVERYSHIMHIVSTVVGRPSEDQTAFDVLAACFPAGTLSGAPKPRAMEIIEELEPTRRALYGGVVGYLDFAGDLDTAIAIRTALLRDGVAYVQAGAGIVADSDPATEDQECRNKAAAVLRAVAAAETLRPVT comes from the coding sequence GTGACGCGCCTGACCGGCGAGATCGTGCCCGACCTCGACACGTTCCGCGCGCTCGCCGCCGACCGGAAGGTCATCCCGGTCTCGCGCCGGTTGCTCGCCGACGGCGAGACGCCGGTCGGGCTGTACCGCAAGCTCGCGGCCGAACGCCCGGGCACGTTCCTGCTCGAGTCGGCCGAGCACGGTCGCGTGTGGGGCCGGTACTCCTTCGTCGGGGTACAGGCGCCCGCGATGCTGACCGAGTCCGACGGCGTCGCGCGCTGGGTCGGCGGTCCGCCGGCGGGCGTCCCCACCGAGGGCGACCCGCTGCAGGTCCTGCGCGGCACGGTCGAGGCGTTGCGAACGCGTTCCACCACAGCGTTCACCGGGTCCGGGCCCGACCTCCCGCCGCTGACCGGCGGACTCGTCGGGTTCATCGGTTACGACGCCGTACGGCGGTTGGAACGCCTGCCGGAGAAGGCGGTCGACGACCTGCACCTGCCCGAGCTCGCGATGCTGCTTGCGACCGATCTCGCCGTCCTCGACCACGAGGACGGCTCGGTGGTGCTCATCGCGAACGCCGTCAACTGGGACGGCAGCGACTCCGGGGTCGACGCGGCCTACTCCTCCGCGTGCGAGCGGCTGGCGGCGATGACCGCGGACCTCGCCCGTCCCGTCGGCTCCAGCGCCGCGCACCTCGACTGGGACGGCACGGTCGACTACACGTCGAACACGACCCGCGAGGACTACATGGCCGCGGTCGAGCGCGCGGTCGAGGAGATCCACGCCGGCGAGGCGTTCCAGATCGTCGTCAGCCAGCGGTTCTCGATGCCGACGTCGGCGAGCGCGCTCGACATCTACCGCGTGCTGCGCCTGACGAACCCGAGCCCGTACCTGTACCTGCTGCGCTTCCCGGGCCCGGACGGCGGGGCCGAGGGCGGCTTCGACGTGGTCGGGTCCAGCCCCGAGGCGCTGGTCAAGGTGCAGGAGGGCCGGGCGATGATGCACCCGATCGCCGGCAGTCGCCCGCGCGGGTCGACGCCCGAGCACGACGTCGAGCTCGGCGTCGAACTGCTGGCCGACCCGAAGGAACGCGCCGAGCACCTGATGCTCGTCGACCTCGGCCGCAACGACCTGGGCCGGGTGTGCGCGCCCGGCAGTGTCGAGGTCGTCGACTTCATGTCGGTCGAGCGCTACTCGCACATCATGCACATCGTCTCGACGGTGGTCGGGCGGCCGAGCGAGGACCAGACCGCCTTCGACGTGCTGGCCGCGTGCTTCCCGGCGGGCACCCTCTCGGGCGCCCCGAAGCCGCGCGCGATGGAGATCATCGAGGAGCTCGAGCCGACCCGGCGCGCGCTCTACGGCGGCGTCGTCGGCTATCTGGACTTCGCCGGTGACCTCGACACCGCGATCGCGATCCGCACCGCGCTGCTCCGCGACGGCGTCGCGTACGTGCAGGCGGGCGCGGGCATCGTCGCCGACTCCGACCCGGCGACCGAGGACCAGGAGTGCCGGAACAAGGCGGCCGCGGTGCTGCGGGCGGTCGCGGCGGCGGAGACGCTGCGACCGGTCACCTGA
- the hisI gene encoding phosphoribosyl-AMP cyclohydrolase, whose protein sequence is MPSKSALDPAVAAVLRRDAAGLFPAVAQQWDTGEVLMVGWMDDEALHRTLTTGRVTYFSRSRQEYWTKGETSGHRQWVHSVALDCDGDTVLVRVDQEGPACHTGTRTCFDDSRALAAVTIPVDERPKVAS, encoded by the coding sequence ATGCCCTCGAAGTCCGCTCTCGATCCCGCGGTCGCCGCCGTGCTGCGCCGCGACGCCGCCGGCCTGTTCCCCGCCGTGGCCCAGCAGTGGGACACCGGGGAGGTGCTCATGGTCGGCTGGATGGACGACGAGGCACTGCACCGCACGCTCACCACCGGCCGCGTCACCTACTTCAGCCGCAGCCGGCAGGAGTACTGGACGAAGGGCGAGACGTCCGGCCACCGGCAGTGGGTGCACTCCGTCGCGCTCGACTGCGACGGCGACACCGTGCTCGTCCGCGTCGATCAGGAGGGGCCGGCGTGCCACACCGGCACCCGGACCTGCTTCGACGACTCGCGGGCCCTCGCCGCGGTGACGATCCCCGTCGACGAGCGCCCGAAGGTCGCCTCGTGA
- a CDS encoding AAA family ATPase has product MTTPSENPAQQNTARNEGASKSAPPASAAAPSNSGGPAGASSGTGSNTGKGSGAAAGAPRTSTTDLPAPGGERDPNDSTWIYDQLGLSPEEYKGDPAPDATGLPSSAELRRRAAALNLDYDALRPGDPNASPFPPGSLGGGGIDPPTRKFEGFPAPGSGLPSQAEAPATPAPPTPLAATSPAAVQPPAPAPAPAPAPASPAQSPAAAAPLPKAPVKGARPNRPGRSAQPTGEPFKDYDAKQATGDIQLPVHNPPRPATRTAAPAASANRPPARNLPVSTEKLTADSLTADKVLKQRKKPPGKGWRKGVLAATGGLVNLGPGSKEREQMEFEERVRTEIPGCHRLAVISLKGGVGKTTTAAALGSMFASLRRDRVIAIDANPDRGTLGDKIVPGQARTTVRDFVARSAQLDRYSAVREFTAQADSRLEVLVSESDPLASLAFSENDYRIISDILERFYNLILTDCGTGLLHSAMVGVLAKADQVVIVSSASLDGARSASATLDWLEAHNYAELARESVTVVTSVRPQAATVHLDEIISHFAKRTRAVVAVPYDPHLAEGGQIDLSQLGKGAYQAYLELAAEIADQFPRLGIAKNGERTF; this is encoded by the coding sequence ATGACCACGCCGAGCGAGAACCCGGCGCAGCAGAACACGGCCAGGAACGAGGGCGCGAGCAAGAGCGCGCCCCCGGCCTCCGCTGCGGCGCCGTCGAACTCCGGCGGACCGGCGGGGGCGAGTTCGGGCACGGGCTCGAACACCGGCAAGGGCAGCGGTGCGGCGGCGGGTGCGCCGCGCACCTCGACCACGGACCTCCCGGCCCCGGGCGGTGAGCGGGACCCCAACGACAGCACCTGGATCTACGACCAGCTCGGGCTCTCGCCCGAGGAGTACAAGGGCGACCCGGCCCCCGACGCCACCGGTCTGCCGAGCAGCGCGGAGCTGCGCCGCCGCGCGGCCGCGCTCAACCTGGACTACGACGCCCTGCGTCCCGGCGACCCGAACGCGTCCCCGTTCCCGCCCGGTTCGCTCGGGGGCGGCGGCATCGACCCGCCGACCCGCAAGTTCGAAGGCTTCCCGGCTCCGGGCTCCGGCCTGCCGAGCCAGGCCGAGGCCCCCGCCACCCCGGCCCCGCCGACCCCGCTCGCCGCCACCTCCCCGGCCGCGGTCCAGCCGCCGGCACCGGCACCGGCTCCGGCTCCCGCACCGGCATCCCCGGCGCAGTCCCCGGCCGCGGCGGCTCCCCTGCCGAAGGCGCCGGTCAAGGGCGCGCGGCCGAACCGTCCGGGGCGCAGCGCGCAGCCGACGGGCGAGCCGTTCAAGGACTACGACGCCAAGCAGGCGACCGGCGACATCCAGCTGCCGGTGCACAACCCGCCGCGGCCCGCGACGCGCACGGCGGCTCCCGCCGCGTCCGCGAACCGGCCCCCGGCGCGCAACCTGCCGGTGAGCACGGAGAAGCTGACCGCCGACAGCCTCACCGCGGACAAGGTCCTCAAGCAGCGCAAGAAGCCGCCGGGCAAGGGCTGGCGCAAGGGTGTGCTCGCCGCGACCGGTGGCCTGGTCAACCTCGGGCCGGGGTCCAAGGAACGCGAGCAGATGGAGTTCGAGGAGCGCGTTCGCACCGAGATCCCGGGCTGCCACCGGCTCGCGGTCATCTCGCTCAAGGGCGGCGTCGGCAAGACGACGACCGCCGCCGCGCTCGGCTCGATGTTCGCCTCGCTGCGCCGGGACCGCGTCATCGCGATCGACGCGAACCCGGACCGCGGCACCCTCGGCGACAAGATCGTGCCGGGCCAGGCGCGCACGACCGTCCGTGACTTCGTGGCCCGCAGCGCGCAGCTCGACCGGTACTCCGCGGTCCGCGAGTTCACCGCCCAGGCCGACTCGCGCCTCGAGGTGCTCGTCTCGGAGTCGGACCCCCTCGCCTCGCTGGCGTTCTCGGAGAACGACTACCGGATCATCAGCGACATCCTCGAGCGCTTCTACAACCTGATCCTCACCGACTGCGGCACCGGTCTGCTGCACTCGGCGATGGTCGGCGTGCTCGCCAAGGCCGACCAGGTCGTCATCGTCTCCTCCGCGTCGCTCGACGGTGCGCGCAGCGCGTCGGCGACCCTGGACTGGCTGGAGGCGCACAACTACGCCGAGCTCGCGCGCGAGTCCGTCACGGTCGTCACCTCGGTGCGGCCGCAGGCGGCGACCGTGCACCTGGACGAGATCATCAGCCACTTCGCCAAGCGGACCCGGGCCGTCGTCGCGGTCCCGTACGACCCGCACCTGGCCGAGGGTGGCCAGATCGACCTCTCCCAGCTCGGCAAGGGCGCGTACCAGGCCTACCTCGAGCTCGCCGCCGAGATCGCGGACCAGTTCCCCCGCCTCGGCATCGCGAAGAACGGCGAGCGCACGTTCTGA
- the hisF gene encoding imidazole glycerol phosphate synthase subunit HisF: MGVAVRVIPCLDVDAGRVVKGVNFQNLRDAGDPVELAKRYDAEGADELTFLDITASSSDRSTTYEIVSRTAEQVFIPLTVGGGVRTAADVDKLLRAGADKIGVNTAAIARPALIAEIADRFGNQVLVLSIDARRCLPGDPPTPSGFEVTTHGGRKGTGIDAIEWCRRGAELGAGEILLNSMDADGTKDGYDLEMLRQVREIVTVPVIASGGAGKIEDFAPAVGAGADAVLAASVFHFGDLRIGEVKDALRSAGHPVR; the protein is encoded by the coding sequence ATGGGAGTCGCGGTTCGGGTCATCCCGTGTCTGGACGTCGACGCCGGCCGCGTGGTCAAGGGCGTCAACTTCCAGAATCTGCGCGACGCCGGTGACCCCGTCGAGCTCGCAAAGCGATACGACGCCGAGGGCGCCGACGAGCTGACGTTCCTCGACATCACCGCGTCCTCCAGCGACCGGTCGACGACGTACGAGATCGTGTCCCGCACCGCGGAGCAGGTCTTCATCCCGCTGACCGTCGGCGGCGGTGTCCGTACGGCGGCGGACGTCGACAAGCTCCTGCGCGCCGGCGCCGACAAGATCGGCGTCAACACCGCCGCCATCGCGCGCCCCGCGCTGATCGCCGAGATCGCCGACCGTTTTGGCAACCAGGTGCTCGTGCTCTCGATCGACGCGCGCCGTTGCCTCCCCGGCGACCCTCCGACGCCCTCGGGCTTCGAGGTCACCACCCACGGGGGCCGGAAGGGCACGGGCATCGACGCGATCGAGTGGTGCCGCCGCGGCGCCGAGCTCGGCGCCGGCGAGATCCTGCTGAACTCCATGGACGCCGACGGCACCAAGGACGGCTACGACCTCGAGATGCTCCGTCAGGTCCGCGAGATCGTGACCGTCCCGGTCATCGCCAGTGGGGGAGCCGGCAAGATCGAGGACTTCGCCCCCGCCGTCGGCGCCGGCGCCGACGCCGTCCTCGCCGCCAGTGTGTTCCACTTCGGCGACCTCCGGATCGGCGAGGTCAAGGACGCCCTTCGCTCCGCCGGCCACCCGGTGCGCTGA
- the priA gene encoding bifunctional 1-(5-phosphoribosyl)-5-((5-phosphoribosylamino)methylideneamino)imidazole-4-carboxamide isomerase/phosphoribosylanthranilate isomerase PriA has product MPDRLELLPAVDVADGQAVRLVQGEAGSETSYGDPLAAALAWQSAGAEWIHLVDLDAAFGRGSNRELLHEVVAKLDVKVEMSGGIRDDESLEAAMATGCARVNIGTAALENPQWCARAIARWGDRVAVGLDVRGTTLAARGWTKEGGDIWEVLARLDSEGCARYVVTDVTKDGTLKGPNLDLLREVCARTDKPVVASGGVSSLDDLRAIASLVPLGVEGAIVGKALYAQAFTLEEALAAVAAV; this is encoded by the coding sequence ATGCCGGATCGCCTCGAACTGCTGCCCGCCGTCGACGTCGCCGACGGCCAGGCCGTCCGTCTGGTCCAGGGTGAGGCCGGGTCGGAGACCTCCTACGGCGACCCCCTCGCCGCCGCGCTGGCCTGGCAGTCCGCCGGCGCGGAGTGGATCCACCTGGTCGACCTCGACGCCGCGTTCGGCCGCGGCTCGAACCGCGAACTGCTGCACGAGGTGGTCGCCAAGCTCGACGTGAAGGTCGAGATGAGCGGCGGCATCCGCGACGACGAGTCCCTCGAGGCGGCCATGGCCACCGGGTGCGCCCGGGTGAACATCGGCACCGCCGCGCTGGAGAACCCGCAGTGGTGCGCCCGCGCGATCGCGCGGTGGGGCGACCGGGTCGCGGTCGGCCTCGACGTGCGTGGCACCACCCTCGCCGCCCGCGGCTGGACGAAGGAGGGCGGCGACATCTGGGAGGTGCTCGCCCGCCTCGACTCCGAGGGCTGCGCCCGCTACGTCGTCACCGACGTCACCAAGGACGGGACGCTGAAGGGCCCGAACCTCGACCTGCTCCGCGAGGTGTGCGCCCGCACCGACAAGCCGGTGGTCGCCTCCGGCGGTGTCTCCAGCCTGGACGACCTGCGCGCGATCGCCTCGTTGGTGCCGCTGGGCGTCGAGGGCGCGATCGTCGGCAAGGCGCTCTACGCGCAGGCGTTCACCCTCGAAGAGGCGCTCGCCGCCGTGGCCGCGGTCTGA
- a CDS encoding L,D-transpeptidase, which yields MRRVIALVASPVLAIGLLAGCGGDEASSGSSGPMSIAVTPAADARNVGAGATVKVTGSNGRLTEVRVTDGKSDQLDGRYAPDRTAWNSTVPVKVGTRYTVHAWGEGADGAPVEKITRFSTTDVKRSDTLEIASVQPENGAKVGVGHPLMVTFNQPVEDRKIVQKALQVRTTPRVEGAWYWIDDVTVDYRPEKFWPAGTKVTLAAKLKDIQAGDGVLGGANRRSTFTVDRAQIITVDVDKHKLTVERDGKPLKTYDVTTGKKGWETRTGTKIVMDKERNKKWTDEAIDAPEDYEYRSKYAMRITNSGEFLHDAPWNRGTIGEANTSHGCIGLLPEAAEWLYQNTIVGDPVVVVGSSRPFDDLLNRVADWTVPWEKWKAGNADQT from the coding sequence GTGCGACGGGTTATCGCCCTGGTCGCGAGTCCGGTGCTGGCGATCGGGTTGCTCGCCGGGTGCGGCGGCGACGAGGCGTCGTCCGGGTCGTCGGGCCCGATGTCGATCGCGGTCACGCCGGCCGCCGACGCCCGCAACGTCGGCGCCGGCGCCACGGTGAAGGTGACCGGCTCGAACGGCCGGCTCACCGAGGTCCGCGTCACCGACGGGAAAAGCGACCAGCTCGACGGCAGGTACGCCCCCGACCGGACGGCCTGGAACTCCACCGTGCCGGTGAAGGTCGGCACGCGCTACACCGTCCACGCGTGGGGCGAGGGCGCCGACGGCGCCCCGGTCGAGAAGATCACCCGCTTCTCCACGACCGACGTGAAGCGCTCGGACACCCTGGAGATCGCGTCGGTCCAGCCGGAGAACGGCGCCAAGGTCGGCGTCGGGCACCCGTTGATGGTCACGTTCAACCAGCCCGTCGAGGACCGCAAGATCGTCCAGAAGGCACTGCAGGTCCGCACCACCCCGCGGGTCGAGGGCGCCTGGTACTGGATCGACGACGTCACCGTCGACTACCGCCCGGAGAAGTTCTGGCCGGCCGGGACGAAGGTGACGCTCGCCGCGAAGCTGAAGGACATTCAGGCGGGCGACGGCGTCCTCGGCGGCGCCAACCGCAGGTCGACGTTCACCGTCGACCGGGCGCAGATCATCACCGTCGACGTCGACAAGCACAAGCTGACGGTCGAGCGCGACGGCAAGCCGCTGAAGACCTACGACGTCACCACGGGCAAGAAGGGCTGGGAAACCCGCACCGGCACGAAGATCGTCATGGACAAGGAACGCAACAAGAAGTGGACCGACGAGGCGATCGACGCCCCGGAGGACTACGAGTACAGGTCCAAGTACGCCATGCGGATCACCAACAGCGGCGAGTTTCTCCACGACGCCCCCTGGAACCGGGGGACCATCGGCGAGGCGAACACCTCGCACGGGTGCATCGGACTGCTGCCCGAGGCCGCGGAGTGGCTGTACCAGAACACGATCGTCGGTGACCCGGTCGTGGTCGTGGGCTCCTCCCGGCCGTTCGACGACCTGCTCAACCGCGTGGCGGACTGGACCGTGCCCTGGGAGAAGTGGAAGGCCGGGAACGCCGACCAGACCTGA
- a CDS encoding 4'-phosphopantetheinyl transferase family protein, which translates to MTTVSIVWADPAAVPASLLGLLDAGERARHDALLRPADRQRFLAAHALTRLVLGEVLDTDPAALAFVHRCATCGGPHGKPALRQKGVTPFLDSGRPEFSVSHAGDRVVVAVAGAPVGVDVETAGAALEPAEFAAVTLAPTERRALGELPPGEQPAALLRTWVRKEAVLKATGRGLAVPPDRVELAPPGAPPALVAWGAEDDPGPVALADVDLGPGRIAAVAVLAPTTPNVEIRAWSGRPTFAGAPAG; encoded by the coding sequence GTGACGACGGTCTCGATCGTCTGGGCCGACCCGGCCGCGGTCCCGGCGTCGCTGCTGGGCCTGCTCGACGCCGGGGAACGGGCCCGGCACGACGCCCTGCTCCGGCCCGCGGACCGGCAGCGGTTCCTCGCCGCGCACGCGCTCACGCGGCTCGTGCTCGGCGAGGTCCTCGACACCGACCCCGCGGCGCTGGCCTTCGTCCACCGCTGCGCCACCTGCGGCGGCCCCCACGGCAAGCCCGCCCTCCGTCAAAAAGGGGTGACACCCTTTCTTGACAGCGGTCGGCCGGAGTTCTCCGTCAGCCACGCGGGGGACCGGGTGGTGGTCGCGGTCGCGGGGGCGCCGGTCGGGGTCGACGTCGAGACGGCGGGGGCCGCGCTCGAACCCGCCGAGTTCGCGGCGGTCACCCTCGCCCCGACCGAGCGGCGGGCCCTCGGCGAGCTCCCGCCGGGGGAGCAGCCCGCCGCGCTCCTGCGGACCTGGGTCCGGAAGGAGGCCGTCCTCAAGGCCACCGGACGCGGGCTCGCGGTCCCGCCCGACCGGGTCGAACTCGCCCCGCCCGGAGCACCGCCGGCGCTGGTGGCCTGGGGGGCGGAGGACGACCCCGGACCCGTCGCGCTGGCCGACGTCGACCTCGGGCCGGGACGGATCGCGGCGGTCGCCGTCCTCGCGCCGACCACGCCGAACGTCGAGATCAGGGCGTGGTCCGGCCGCCCGACGTTCGCGGGCGCGCCGGCGGGGTAG